The following coding sequences are from one Geodermatophilus normandii window:
- a CDS encoding DUF6623 family protein, with product MITQAVWTHGHTIEVERPDQLASLWRAGFYVRAVGQSHSTNWFHFAVPTPVIVKGKRQMIDSVMLRFRANSAAAKVTNVHVFDGETRIAAFDDLNLSHTGFGFDRFTVPGKPDVLWGIGITVGVRFDGTTASQNTMEFSAVGADLTLVETVRLHVKTLTAPTRFTIDQMVAAMRDVYEPQGFRIVRAGDETLNLPALDVVDVGGCTRGNTTAEQRTLFSNRNGVGANEVVAYFVQATDPPTNGCAAHPAGQPGAVVASGASRWTLGHEIGHVLGLNHVNDNDRLMTGNGTDNITNPPPDLVAAEVTTMRNSPITIDP from the coding sequence ATGATCACGCAGGCCGTGTGGACGCACGGGCACACCATCGAGGTCGAGCGGCCCGACCAGCTCGCCTCGCTGTGGCGTGCCGGCTTCTACGTACGCGCTGTGGGGCAGTCGCACTCCACGAACTGGTTCCACTTCGCCGTCCCCACTCCGGTCATCGTCAAGGGCAAGCGTCAGATGATCGACTCCGTGATGCTGCGCTTCCGCGCGAACTCGGCCGCAGCGAAGGTGACGAACGTCCACGTCTTCGACGGCGAGACGCGGATCGCGGCGTTCGACGACCTGAACCTGTCGCACACCGGCTTCGGTTTCGACCGGTTCACCGTGCCGGGCAAGCCCGACGTCCTGTGGGGGATCGGCATCACGGTCGGCGTCCGCTTCGACGGGACGACCGCCTCGCAGAACACCATGGAGTTCAGCGCGGTCGGCGCCGACCTGACCCTGGTGGAGACGGTGCGCCTGCACGTGAAGACGCTGACTGCCCCGACCCGCTTCACCATCGACCAGATGGTCGCTGCGATGCGCGACGTCTACGAGCCCCAGGGATTCCGGATCGTCCGGGCCGGCGACGAGACCCTCAACCTCCCCGCATTGGACGTGGTCGACGTCGGTGGCTGCACGCGGGGCAACACCACCGCCGAACAGCGGACCCTGTTCAGCAACCGCAACGGCGTCGGCGCGAACGAGGTCGTCGCCTACTTCGTGCAGGCCACTGATCCGCCCACGAACGGCTGCGCCGCACATCCGGCGGGGCAGCCGGGCGCGGTCGTGGCCAGCGGTGCCAGCCGGTGGACCCTCGGCCACGAGATCGGTCACGTGCTCGGGTTGAACCACGTCAACGACAACGACCGCCTGATGACCGGGAACGGCACGGACAACATCACCAACCCGCCGCCAGATCTGGTCGCCGCCGAGGTGACCACCATGCGCAACAGCCCGATCACCATCGATCCGTGA
- a CDS encoding purine-cytosine permease family protein, which yields MAQREAVHNPPPAGPSAPDYATGRNVDAATRETLEDYTLRFAPRHYRRWGPGVVAVSALGGIAYLADFAIGANIGIAYGTTNALWGIAIFAVVVLLTGFPLAYYAARYNLDLDLVTRGSGFGYYGSVVTNVIFATFTFIFFALEGAIMAQGLELGLGIPLWLGYALSTVLIFPLVIYGMKALATLQVWTTPLWLVLMVLPFGYLLISHPESVGDFFAYQGEDGTAPSVGSALLAAGVCLSLIAQIAEQIDYLRFMPPKTAANRRRWWAAVLLAGPGWVLFGAAKQVIGLFLAVYLIANVADSAAIANQPVHQFLEIYQDVVPAWLAMTLAVVLVVISQVKINVTNAYSGSLAWTNSFTRVTGHYPGRLVFLGVNLLIALVLMEANMFDFLNTILGFYANCGIAWVVVVASDIAINKYLLGISPKEPEFRRGMLYAVNPVGFASMLISAGVSILVFFGGLGETLRPYSPLVAIVLALVLPPVFAVATRGRWYLRRTDDGIDLPMYDQDGNPSDQVLTCHVCGQDYERPDMAACQAHGAHICSLCLSTDRTGEHVLPEQQPARVIQPAAISEPTR from the coding sequence ATGGCTCAACGCGAGGCGGTTCACAATCCGCCCCCGGCCGGTCCGTCGGCCCCGGACTACGCCACCGGCCGGAACGTCGACGCCGCGACCCGAGAGACGCTGGAGGACTACACCCTCCGGTTCGCCCCCCGGCACTACCGGCGGTGGGGCCCCGGGGTCGTCGCCGTCTCCGCCCTCGGCGGGATCGCCTACCTCGCTGATTTCGCGATCGGGGCCAACATCGGGATCGCCTACGGCACCACCAACGCCCTGTGGGGCATCGCGATCTTCGCCGTCGTCGTCCTGCTGACCGGCTTTCCGCTGGCCTACTACGCGGCCCGTTACAACCTCGACCTCGACCTGGTGACCCGCGGCAGCGGCTTCGGCTATTACGGCTCGGTCGTCACCAACGTCATCTTCGCGACGTTCACGTTCATCTTCTTCGCCCTCGAGGGCGCCATCATGGCCCAGGGGCTGGAACTCGGGCTCGGCATTCCGCTGTGGCTGGGGTATGCGCTGTCCACCGTGCTCATCTTCCCGCTGGTCATCTACGGGATGAAGGCACTGGCCACGTTGCAGGTGTGGACGACACCGCTGTGGCTGGTGCTCATGGTGCTCCCGTTCGGCTACCTGCTGATCAGCCACCCGGAGTCGGTCGGGGACTTCTTCGCCTACCAGGGTGAGGACGGGACGGCGCCGAGCGTCGGCTCGGCGCTGCTGGCCGCCGGTGTGTGTCTGTCACTGATCGCGCAGATCGCCGAGCAGATCGACTACCTGCGGTTCATGCCGCCCAAGACCGCGGCCAACCGGCGCCGGTGGTGGGCCGCCGTGCTCCTCGCCGGCCCGGGCTGGGTGCTCTTCGGTGCGGCCAAGCAGGTGATCGGCCTGTTCCTGGCGGTGTACCTGATCGCCAACGTCGCCGACTCGGCGGCGATCGCCAACCAGCCGGTGCACCAGTTCCTGGAGATCTACCAGGACGTCGTGCCGGCCTGGCTGGCGATGACCCTGGCCGTCGTCCTGGTGGTGATCAGCCAGGTGAAGATCAACGTCACCAACGCCTACTCCGGGTCGCTGGCCTGGACGAACTCCTTCACCCGCGTCACCGGGCACTACCCGGGCCGGCTGGTCTTCCTCGGCGTGAACCTGCTGATCGCGCTCGTGCTGATGGAGGCGAACATGTTCGACTTCCTCAACACGATCCTGGGGTTCTACGCCAACTGCGGCATCGCCTGGGTGGTGGTCGTCGCCAGCGACATCGCTATCAACAAGTACCTGCTGGGAATCTCCCCCAAGGAGCCGGAGTTCCGGCGCGGCATGCTTTACGCGGTCAATCCGGTCGGGTTCGCGTCGATGCTCATCTCCGCCGGTGTCTCGATCCTGGTCTTCTTCGGCGGCCTCGGTGAGACCCTCCGCCCCTACTCGCCGCTGGTGGCGATCGTCCTGGCCCTGGTGCTGCCCCCGGTCTTCGCCGTGGCCACCCGTGGGCGCTGGTATCTGCGGCGCACCGACGACGGCATCGACCTGCCGATGTACGACCAGGACGGCAACCCCTCCGACCAGGTGCTCACCTGCCACGTCTGCGGCCAGGACTACGAGCGACCGGACATGGCCGCCTGCCAGGCGCACGGCGCCCACATCTGCTCGCTGTGCCTGTCGACCGACCGGACCGGCGAACACGTCCTGCCCGAGCAGCAGCCGGCGCGGGTCATCCAGCCAGCCGCGATCAGCGAGCCGACCCGGTGA
- the fmdA gene encoding formamidase: MPEVIFEVNRDLSVSMRDQVVPGHNRWHPDIPPAATVKPGASYRIECKDWTDNQVRNSDDADDIRDMNIDPCHMLSGPFAIEGAEPGDLLVVDIVGIGPFPEQPWGYTGVFAKENGGGFLTDYSPGASKAIWDFDGIWTSSRHVPGVRFIGNSHPGLFGCAPSPDLLTEWNRREQALIDANPDRVTGDAPAHPGDVPGAPQVPALALPPLPQEALLGTLSGSAFDQAAATACRTIPPREHGGNVDIKDLGVGSRVYMPVYVPGANFSIGDLHFAQGDGEITFCGAIEMPGFIDLHFDLIKGGMDRYKQTMPFFKPGRVGPNYSEFITFEGISVEDGRNYYMNATVAYRQACLNAINYLMPAMDWTFEQAYLFLGAAPVEGRIGGVVDIPNSAVSLSIPLSIFDRNILPGGAGGGRDLTAD; the protein is encoded by the coding sequence GTGCCCGAGGTCATCTTCGAGGTCAATCGTGATCTGAGTGTGTCGATGCGCGACCAGGTGGTGCCCGGGCACAACCGCTGGCACCCGGACATCCCTCCGGCGGCGACGGTCAAGCCCGGCGCCTCCTACCGGATCGAGTGCAAGGACTGGACGGACAACCAGGTCCGCAACAGCGACGACGCCGATGACATCCGAGACATGAACATCGACCCCTGTCACATGCTCAGTGGTCCGTTCGCCATCGAAGGCGCCGAGCCCGGCGACCTGCTGGTCGTCGACATCGTCGGCATCGGCCCGTTCCCGGAACAGCCCTGGGGCTACACGGGGGTCTTCGCCAAGGAGAACGGTGGTGGCTTCCTCACCGACTACTCCCCCGGGGCATCGAAGGCGATCTGGGACTTCGACGGCATCTGGACCAGCTCCCGGCACGTGCCCGGTGTCCGCTTCATCGGCAACTCCCATCCCGGCCTCTTCGGCTGCGCCCCGTCCCCAGACCTGCTCACCGAGTGGAACCGCCGCGAGCAGGCCCTCATCGACGCCAATCCCGACCGGGTCACCGGAGACGCCCCCGCCCACCCCGGCGACGTCCCCGGTGCACCTCAGGTCCCTGCCCTCGCCCTCCCGCCGCTGCCTCAGGAGGCACTGCTGGGCACGCTGTCCGGCAGCGCGTTCGACCAGGCCGCCGCAACGGCATGCCGCACCATCCCGCCCCGCGAACACGGCGGGAACGTCGACATCAAGGACCTCGGCGTGGGCAGCCGGGTCTACATGCCCGTCTACGTTCCCGGGGCCAACTTCTCCATCGGCGACCTGCACTTCGCCCAGGGCGACGGGGAGATCACCTTCTGCGGCGCCATCGAGATGCCCGGCTTCATCGACCTGCACTTCGACCTGATCAAGGGCGGGATGGACCGCTACAAGCAGACGATGCCGTTCTTCAAGCCCGGCCGCGTCGGCCCGAACTACTCCGAGTTCATCACCTTCGAGGGCATCAGCGTGGAGGACGGCCGCAACTACTACATGAACGCCACCGTCGCCTACCGCCAAGCCTGCCTCAACGCCATCAACTACCTGATGCCCGCCATGGACTGGACCTTCGAGCAGGCCTACCTGTTCCTCGGCGCCGCTCCCGTCGAAGGACGCATCGGTGGCGTGGTCGACATCCCCAACAGCGCCGTGTCCCTGAGCATCCCGCTGTCCATCTTCGACCGGAACATCCTCCCCGGCGGCGCCGGCGGCGGGCGCGACCTGACCGCCGACTGA
- a CDS encoding FmdB family zinc ribbon protein — MYEFRCPGCGPFDLQRSMQQDTDGACCPTCARAAPRSYAVGGAVGLAGPLRGAGRADRARVDRAHSGEPRVTAGPAERRLPRSAGHGH, encoded by the coding sequence GTGTACGAGTTCCGCTGTCCTGGATGTGGCCCCTTCGACCTGCAGCGCTCCATGCAGCAGGACACGGACGGCGCGTGCTGCCCGACCTGCGCCCGGGCCGCCCCGCGCAGCTACGCCGTCGGCGGCGCAGTCGGCCTGGCCGGTCCACTGCGGGGCGCCGGGCGGGCGGACCGCGCCCGGGTGGACCGGGCGCACAGCGGTGAGCCGAGGGTCACCGCCGGCCCGGCGGAGCGACGGCTGCCCCGGTCCGCCGGCCACGGCCACTGA
- a CDS encoding MOSC domain-containing protein — MSRLSTTPLKGTALHSQATVTLTENGVAGNRRFHLIDARGGLFNGKQHGPLVRLTAEFEASSGQLTIRFPGRGPVTGTAVELGEAVTTDFYGRGVAGHVVEGAWSAALSDHVGQPVRLVAVDRPGDAVDVHPVTLVSTATIEHLRAMAPDGERMDHRRFRMLIEVDGCGVHEEDTWAERRLRVGGALLRVVGPVPRCVVTNQDPDTGVVDASTLKAIVRYRGALARDLRTPVAHLPDNGAVVFGMYATVEEPGEVALGDSVEPVVADVLAGS; from the coding sequence GTGTCCCGACTGTCCACCACCCCCCTCAAGGGAACGGCGTTGCACTCCCAGGCAACGGTGACCCTCACCGAGAACGGAGTGGCCGGCAACCGCCGGTTCCACCTGATCGACGCGCGAGGTGGGCTGTTCAACGGCAAGCAGCACGGGCCGCTGGTCCGGCTGACCGCTGAGTTCGAGGCGTCGAGCGGGCAGCTGACCATCCGGTTTCCCGGCCGGGGACCGGTGACCGGTACCGCGGTCGAGCTGGGCGAGGCGGTCACGACCGACTTCTACGGGCGGGGCGTCGCCGGCCACGTCGTCGAGGGCGCGTGGTCGGCTGCCCTGTCCGACCACGTCGGGCAGCCGGTGCGACTGGTCGCGGTGGACCGACCCGGGGACGCTGTCGACGTCCACCCGGTCACCCTGGTGTCCACCGCGACGATCGAGCATCTCCGCGCGATGGCTCCCGACGGGGAGCGGATGGATCATCGACGGTTCCGGATGCTGATCGAGGTCGACGGCTGCGGGGTGCACGAAGAGGACACCTGGGCGGAGCGGCGGCTGCGGGTGGGCGGGGCGCTCCTCCGCGTGGTGGGCCCGGTGCCCCGTTGCGTGGTGACCAACCAGGACCCCGACACCGGGGTGGTGGACGCCAGCACCCTCAAGGCCATCGTTCGGTACCGCGGCGCGCTGGCGCGCGACCTGAGGACTCCCGTCGCGCACCTGCCGGACAACGGCGCGGTGGTCTTCGGGATGTACGCCACTGTCGAGGAGCCCGGCGAGGTCGCCCTGGGCGACAGCGTCGAGCCGGTGGTGGCCGACGTCCTGGCCGGCTCCTGA
- the cydC gene encoding thiol reductant ABC exporter subunit CydC, translating into MREVLALARLPRTALAVVLGAVTVLCGAALLATSGALITGAAQRPSSLLVLMPLITGVRLFGISRAAVRYAERLVTHDVTLRLVARVRARVLERLVPLAPAALTGVRGGELLSRVRTDVDELQGVVVRLVAPAGVAVLAGGTAVTLTALVSPVTAAVLAVLLLALGVLVPAAAARAGRRAALAAARADADVAADTLDLVRGLADHLAGDGGATALHALDGHLDRQEAAERASARLAAVTTLLREGVPGLGVVAALWLVGSDVAAGTTSPLLLAACALGVLGAFEAVGGLGAAWAAAGGIRAAAGRVQALAAQRPAVTDPESPLPLPLGSALRFEDVTLTYPGAGHPALTGLDLDVPEGAKVALTGRSGAGKSSALALALRARDPDAGRVTLGGTDLRRLPLAGVRSRLAWSAQAPQVLGGTLAGNLRLGRGDATDDQLLAVLAGVGLGGVAATLGLDGWVGEGGERLSAGERARVALARALLSRADVLVLDEPTAHLDAELSARVLDLLARDPRAVLLVTHDGAALDRRWQVVDLDVRHPAPARG; encoded by the coding sequence GTGAGGGAGGTGCTGGCGCTGGCCCGGCTGCCGCGGACGGCGCTCGCCGTCGTCCTCGGGGCGGTCACCGTGCTCTGCGGCGCCGCGCTGCTGGCCACCTCGGGTGCGCTGATCACGGGCGCGGCGCAGCGCCCCTCGAGCCTGCTCGTCCTCATGCCGCTGATCACCGGGGTCCGGCTGTTCGGCATCTCGCGGGCCGCCGTCCGCTACGCCGAGCGGCTGGTGACCCACGACGTCACGCTGCGGCTGGTGGCGCGGGTGCGCGCCCGCGTGCTGGAGCGGCTGGTCCCGCTCGCGCCGGCCGCGCTCACCGGGGTGCGGGGCGGTGAGCTGCTGTCGCGGGTGCGCACCGACGTCGACGAGCTGCAGGGCGTCGTCGTCCGCCTCGTCGCCCCGGCCGGGGTGGCGGTGCTGGCCGGCGGGACGGCGGTCACGCTCACCGCGCTGGTGTCCCCGGTCACGGCCGCCGTCCTCGCCGTGCTGCTGCTCGCGCTGGGCGTGCTCGTCCCGGCGGCCGCCGCGCGGGCCGGCCGGCGCGCCGCGCTCGCCGCCGCGCGGGCCGACGCGGACGTCGCCGCGGACACCCTCGACCTCGTGCGCGGCCTGGCCGACCACCTCGCCGGCGACGGCGGCGCCACGGCCCTGCATGCCCTCGACGGCCACCTGGACCGGCAGGAGGCGGCGGAGCGCGCGTCGGCCCGGCTCGCCGCGGTCACCACGCTGCTGCGGGAGGGCGTGCCCGGGCTGGGCGTCGTCGCGGCGCTGTGGCTGGTGGGCAGCGACGTCGCCGCCGGGACGACGTCGCCCCTGCTGCTCGCCGCGTGCGCGCTCGGCGTGCTGGGCGCCTTCGAGGCGGTGGGCGGGCTGGGCGCGGCCTGGGCCGCCGCGGGCGGGATCCGGGCCGCGGCCGGGCGGGTGCAGGCCCTCGCCGCCCAGCGCCCCGCGGTGACCGATCCGGAGTCCCCGCTGCCGCTGCCCCTGGGGTCGGCGCTGCGCTTCGAGGACGTCACGCTCACGTACCCCGGTGCGGGACACCCCGCGCTGACCGGGCTCGACCTCGACGTGCCCGAGGGCGCCAAGGTGGCGCTCACCGGCCGCAGCGGTGCCGGCAAGAGCAGCGCGCTGGCCCTCGCCCTGCGCGCGCGGGACCCCGACGCCGGCCGGGTCACCCTCGGCGGCACCGACCTGCGCCGGCTCCCGCTCGCCGGCGTCCGGTCCCGGCTGGCCTGGTCGGCGCAGGCGCCGCAGGTCCTCGGCGGCACGCTCGCCGGCAACCTCCGCCTGGGCCGCGGCGACGCCACCGACGACCAGTTGCTCGCCGTCCTGGCCGGCGTCGGGCTCGGCGGCGTCGCGGCGACCCTCGGGCTGGACGGCTGGGTGGGGGAGGGCGGCGAGCGGCTGTCGGCGGGGGAGCGCGCCCGGGTGGCGCTGGCGCGGGCGCTGCTCAGCCGCGCCGACGTCCTGGTGCTCGACGAGCCGACGGCGCACCTCGACGCCGAGCTGTCCGCCCGCGTCCTGGACCTGCTGGCCCGCGATCCGCGCGCCGTCCTGCTCGTGACGCACGACGGCGCCGCCCTGGACCGGCGGTGGCAGGTGGTCGACCTCGACGTCCGCCACCCCGCTCCGGCGCGCGGCTGA
- the cydD gene encoding thiol reductant ABC exporter subunit CydD, with translation MRGPTGRLLALPGPRRLVLLCAFLGVLTWALLVVQWALVAVVVSRVATGQAAPAALSAQLAGALTAWLARACVAGLRDRTAARASAGVRRGLRADLLRKLTALGPAHAAGERAGELATTVTEGVGKLDGVVGRLLPGAATAAVVPPLVAGTVLVLDPASGGLLLLTGPLVLVFLWLTGTLASRAARGSWETLAQLGAVLVDTLRVLPTLVLYGRARSSARWLTEVSEAHRVSTMRLLRTAFLSGFVLEFGAVLCTALVAVTVGVRLFQGQLELERALLVLLFTPEFFAPLRALGADRHASLEGGPAAERVFALLDAPGPARGCHAVPPGVPSLELRGVTVRYGDRVALRDVDLDLPPLSRTALVGPSGAGKTTAVRLLLGFAVPDAGTVLVDGVPLTDLDPDAWRARVAYVPERPWLLPGTVADNVRLGRPAATDAEVERALARAGALDLVRRLPQGTATPLGEDGARLSGGERLRLALARAFVQDAALLVLDEPTGQLDAATEREVLVALADLAAGRTVVTVTHRPAPLALHDRVVALEEGRLRTAVVPR, from the coding sequence GTGCGGGGACCCACCGGCCGCCTGCTCGCGCTGCCCGGGCCGCGCCGGCTCGTGCTGCTCTGCGCGTTCCTCGGCGTGCTGACCTGGGCGCTGCTCGTGGTGCAGTGGGCGCTGGTCGCCGTCGTGGTGTCCCGGGTGGCCACCGGGCAGGCGGCACCGGCCGCGCTGTCCGCACAGCTGGCCGGCGCCCTCACCGCCTGGCTGGCGCGCGCGTGCGTGGCCGGCCTGCGCGACCGCACCGCCGCCCGCGCCTCCGCCGGGGTCCGCCGGGGCCTGCGCGCCGACCTGCTGCGGAAGCTGACCGCCCTCGGCCCCGCGCACGCGGCCGGCGAGCGCGCCGGTGAGCTGGCCACCACGGTCACCGAGGGCGTCGGGAAGCTGGACGGCGTCGTGGGCCGGCTCCTGCCCGGCGCGGCGACGGCGGCCGTCGTCCCGCCGCTGGTGGCCGGGACGGTGCTGGTCCTCGACCCGGCCAGCGGCGGCCTGCTGCTCCTGACCGGTCCGCTCGTGCTCGTCTTCCTGTGGCTCACCGGCACCCTCGCCTCCCGGGCCGCCCGCGGCTCGTGGGAGACCCTGGCGCAGCTGGGCGCGGTCCTCGTCGACACGCTGCGGGTGCTGCCGACCCTCGTGCTCTACGGGCGGGCGCGCAGCAGCGCCCGGTGGCTGACCGAGGTGAGCGAGGCCCACCGGGTCAGCACGATGCGGCTGCTGCGGACCGCCTTCCTGTCGGGCTTCGTGCTCGAGTTCGGCGCGGTGCTGTGCACGGCGCTGGTGGCGGTGACGGTCGGCGTGCGGCTGTTCCAGGGGCAGCTGGAGCTGGAGCGCGCGCTGCTGGTCCTGCTGTTCACCCCGGAGTTCTTCGCGCCGCTGCGGGCCCTGGGCGCCGACCGGCACGCGAGCCTGGAAGGCGGACCGGCCGCGGAGCGGGTGTTCGCCCTCCTGGACGCGCCCGGGCCGGCCCGCGGCTGCCACGCGGTCCCGCCGGGTGTGCCGTCGCTGGAGCTGCGCGGGGTCACGGTCCGGTACGGGGACCGGGTCGCCCTCCGCGACGTCGACCTGGACCTCCCGCCGCTGTCGCGGACGGCGCTGGTCGGGCCGAGCGGCGCGGGGAAGACCACCGCCGTCCGGTTGCTGCTGGGCTTCGCCGTCCCCGACGCCGGCACCGTGCTGGTCGACGGCGTCCCGCTGACCGACCTGGACCCGGACGCGTGGCGGGCCCGGGTCGCCTACGTCCCCGAGCGGCCGTGGCTGCTGCCGGGCACGGTCGCGGACAACGTGCGGCTCGGCCGGCCCGCCGCCACCGACGCGGAGGTCGAGCGGGCGCTCGCCCGCGCCGGTGCCCTCGACCTCGTCCGCCGGCTGCCGCAGGGCACCGCCACGCCGCTGGGCGAGGACGGTGCGCGGCTGTCCGGCGGGGAGCGCCTGCGGCTGGCGCTGGCGCGCGCCTTCGTCCAGGACGCCGCCCTGCTGGTGCTCGACGAGCCCACCGGCCAGCTCGACGCGGCCACCGAGCGGGAGGTGCTCGTCGCGCTCGCCGACCTCGCCGCCGGGCGCACCGTCGTCACCGTCACCCACCGGCCCGCCCCGCTGGCGCTGCACGACCGGGTGGTCGCGCTGGAGGAGGGCCGGCTGCGGACGGCGGTGGTGCCGCGGTGA